A region from the Deltaproteobacteria bacterium genome encodes:
- a CDS encoding HlyC/CorC family transporter — MIQSIFDFGDTIVREIMIPRTDVVAASQDATLSEVIQLSRQHGHSRLPVYQKDIDHIVGILHVKNLLDRWGSPPDEALSKNLLRQPYFIPEVKKIGELLAEFRTRKTHMAVVLDEYGGTAGLITLEDIIEEIVGEIQDEYDTEDQRIIRLSNDTVLVDARLHLEELSEFLNIELPEGNYDSVGGFIIDLLGKVPEVKEQIEFQDLLMTIRSGDERKISQVEIKCLDHTDILNSGNS, encoded by the coding sequence ATGATCCAGAGTATCTTTGATTTCGGTGACACCATAGTCAGGGAGATCATGATCCCTCGCACCGATGTGGTAGCAGCTTCTCAAGACGCCACTCTAAGCGAAGTCATCCAGTTATCTCGCCAGCACGGACACTCCCGCCTGCCAGTTTATCAAAAGGATATTGACCATATTGTGGGTATTCTTCATGTTAAGAACCTTCTGGACCGCTGGGGGTCTCCACCGGATGAGGCTTTGTCCAAGAACCTCCTGCGGCAGCCTTACTTTATCCCTGAGGTTAAAAAAATAGGAGAACTCCTGGCAGAATTTCGAACCCGAAAGACCCACATGGCTGTTGTTCTGGATGAATATGGAGGCACCGCCGGTCTTATCACTCTTGAAGACATCATTGAGGAAATCGTTGGTGAAATTCAAGATGAGTATGACACTGAGGATCAAAGGATTATTCGCCTCAGCAATGATACCGTCCTTGTTGACGCCCGTCTCCACCTCGAGGAGCTATCAGAGTTTCTGAACATCGAACTTCCAGAAGGAAACTATGACTCCGTGGGCGGGTTTATTATTGATTTGTTGGGCAAGGTCCCTGAAGTGAAGGAGCAGATCGAGTTCCAAGATCTGCTTATGACCATCCGTTCGGGCGATGAACGCAAAATCAGTCAGGTCGAGATCAAGTGCCTTGATCATACCGATATATTAAATTCCGGGAATTCCTGA
- a CDS encoding DUF1015 domain-containing protein → MAVIAPLKGIVYNTSTAGNLRDLVGPPYDVVTPKEQTAFHQAHKNNVMHLILGAGHPDDQSPYDWHQRAAATFNQWLKDEILIRQEQPAIYYKELDFTDPMTGQRKTRHGFVTLLKLEDFNEKARVRPHERTFSSTKAERLDLMLNVNANLSQIFAVYSDEERESPRIFKSQIEREPVFDFMDPEGRGHRVWPITDLSVIQTLSKFMLDKTVYIADGHHRYETALNYRRIKAERGVKFSPQSSLNYTMVYLCAISDPGLAILPAHRLISNTLSLSKKELETSLERFFHVQTFSYSRVEERATRRAFLRQLQREDRTGNALGLFTHLAKTYYLLKLRNAIAKETSLDAWAPPLRKLDTVVLTALVLQEIIGLTEKGLDDPKRITYTSRAGDAIRQVNEGQVEMACILNPTRIEHVQAVAEAGLIMPSKSTYFFPKVITGLIFNLLDPSEEIEAAL, encoded by the coding sequence ATGGCTGTAATCGCCCCGTTAAAGGGCATTGTTTACAATACTTCAACAGCAGGCAATCTCAGGGACCTGGTTGGGCCTCCTTACGATGTTGTAACCCCGAAGGAGCAAACCGCCTTTCACCAGGCGCATAAAAATAATGTGATGCACCTTATCCTTGGGGCTGGTCATCCTGATGACCAGAGCCCGTATGACTGGCACCAGCGCGCCGCCGCGACATTTAATCAGTGGCTCAAAGACGAAATCCTCATCCGGCAGGAACAGCCGGCTATTTATTATAAGGAATTAGATTTCACTGACCCGATGACCGGGCAGCGAAAGACGCGCCACGGGTTCGTAACCCTGCTCAAGCTAGAGGATTTCAATGAAAAGGCCAGGGTGCGGCCACATGAACGCACTTTTTCCTCCACCAAGGCCGAACGACTTGATCTCATGCTGAATGTGAATGCTAATTTAAGTCAAATCTTTGCGGTCTATTCGGATGAAGAGCGTGAGTCACCCCGGATATTTAAATCACAAATCGAGCGGGAGCCTGTGTTCGATTTCATGGACCCTGAGGGCCGCGGGCACCGGGTGTGGCCCATCACCGACCTGTCCGTCATTCAGACCTTGAGCAAATTCATGCTGGATAAAACCGTCTACATCGCAGACGGGCACCACCGATACGAAACCGCTCTTAACTACCGACGCATTAAAGCGGAGAGGGGAGTCAAATTCAGCCCACAGTCATCGCTTAACTACACCATGGTATATTTGTGCGCTATTTCCGACCCCGGACTGGCCATTCTCCCGGCTCACAGATTGATCAGCAACACCCTGAGTCTCTCCAAAAAAGAACTGGAAACTTCTCTGGAGCGTTTTTTTCACGTCCAAACCTTCTCTTATTCCCGGGTCGAAGAGCGTGCGACCCGGAGGGCCTTTTTACGCCAGCTTCAGAGGGAAGACCGTACCGGGAACGCCTTAGGCCTTTTCACTCATCTGGCTAAAACCTACTATCTTCTGAAACTCCGAAACGCGATCGCTAAAGAGACCTCTCTTGACGCATGGGCGCCGCCTCTAAGGAAGCTGGACACGGTGGTACTCACCGCCCTGGTACTCCAGGAAATTATAGGGCTTACAGAAAAAGGCCTTGATGATCCAAAGCGCATCACCTACACCAGCCGGGCCGGTGATGCCATCCGGCAAGTAAATGAAGGACAGGTCGAGATGGCCTGTATCCTCAACCCAACCCGCATCGAACATGTGCAGGCCGTGGCCGAGGCCGGTCTGATCATGCCTAGTAAATCAACTTACTTCTTCCCCAAGGTCATTACCGGCCTGATCTTCAACCTTCTCGATCCCTCTGAGGAGATCGAGGCGGCGCTTTAG
- a CDS encoding DUF721 domain-containing protein, with translation MPWRSPDDLTPVGQIISSSLEHGFLGLARELSKVFEVWPEAVGSFVAARCRPESIQGGRLTVFVESSVWIDRLAYSKAEFIEKINKAVGAPLVQEIIFRVEPASSNPPT, from the coding sequence ATGCCTTGGCGTTCGCCTGACGACCTGACTCCGGTCGGGCAGATCATTTCTTCTTCCCTGGAACACGGATTCCTGGGTTTGGCCCGAGAATTGAGCAAGGTGTTTGAAGTTTGGCCTGAGGCGGTGGGGTCATTCGTTGCCGCTCGCTGCCGGCCCGAATCCATCCAGGGCGGACGCCTGACCGTTTTCGTGGAGAGTTCGGTCTGGATTGACCGGCTGGCTTACTCTAAGGCTGAATTTATCGAAAAGATAAACAAGGCGGTCGGAGCGCCGCTTGTTCAGGAAATCATTTTCAGGGTCGAGCCTGCATCATCAAATCCGCCGACCTGA
- a CDS encoding sigma 54-interacting transcriptional regulator has protein sequence MPFLFASREDRLGFRFEIKERAVLGRSPECDLIIFGRAVSRFHSEIEKGGDGYRLKDLNSSNGTFHNGVRIQESTLLKRNDEIRLGDELFLFDPDLDVAVGKRGVVFLVGEVDENPEGLIEGTGEPNLALLDRKAMAALFKVAAALAKTTKMFGVVRQLVYVLDKLFEANRVAVLWPEGADWNHLTALVIQPQDQQIVLPQPLVNRVLKKGKSVIWPTVVTELDFRGGNRILHDKPLRSLTVPLKIKEGPPGLIYIESQTREYSEKDLNFLTALAALASPAIVNAMLIRDLNRRAAQEEEAASERIHLIGEHEQVKALRAMTAQVAQTDDRILVEGEAGTGKEVLAKLIHSLSPRKKYPFVYINCASIPPNSISRELFGQEAGTAGEDDWPGLLEEAEGGTVFLHNINHLPLSDQAYLLRTIEEGIVYRVGSTRPRPINFRAITSSTADLKTLVEKNQFRADLYDRISEVILATYPLRELGEDVILLAKHFLAEVARTEGHPSPEMDPAAADCLRAYYWPGNAGELKNVIERVTMFHQGNRIMVEDLPLELRLAAQAFKAGVGERSPDSVIEVEKDLIRKALAKTDGQTEQAAEILGLKPAELEEKIRRYGVSLEQTVVIQTTT, from the coding sequence ATGCCTTTTCTTTTCGCTTCTCGTGAAGATAGACTGGGTTTCCGTTTTGAGATTAAGGAGCGGGCCGTCCTGGGCCGATCACCTGAATGTGACCTTATCATCTTTGGTCGCGCCGTCTCACGGTTTCATTCTGAGATTGAAAAAGGCGGGGACGGATACCGCCTCAAGGATTTAAACAGCTCAAACGGGACCTTCCACAACGGGGTTCGGATTCAAGAATCCACGCTCCTTAAAAGAAACGATGAAATCAGGCTCGGGGACGAGCTCTTTCTTTTCGACCCTGATCTGGATGTGGCGGTCGGTAAAAGAGGCGTGGTGTTCCTCGTGGGTGAGGTTGACGAGAATCCAGAAGGTCTCATCGAAGGAACCGGGGAACCCAATCTGGCTTTATTGGATCGAAAAGCCATGGCCGCTTTATTCAAGGTGGCCGCGGCCCTGGCCAAGACCACCAAGATGTTTGGGGTCGTCAGGCAGCTTGTTTATGTCCTGGATAAGCTTTTCGAGGCCAATCGAGTGGCCGTGCTTTGGCCTGAAGGCGCGGACTGGAATCATTTGACCGCTCTGGTAATTCAGCCCCAGGATCAACAAATAGTCCTGCCACAGCCCCTGGTCAATCGAGTCCTTAAAAAGGGTAAATCTGTCATCTGGCCCACCGTGGTGACTGAACTGGATTTCAGGGGCGGAAACCGCATCCTGCATGATAAGCCTCTGCGGTCCCTGACTGTTCCCCTTAAGATCAAGGAAGGGCCGCCGGGGCTGATTTACATTGAAAGTCAGACCCGTGAATATTCTGAAAAGGACCTCAATTTTTTAACCGCTCTGGCTGCCCTGGCCAGCCCGGCTATCGTCAATGCAATGCTTATTCGTGACTTGAATCGTCGAGCGGCTCAGGAGGAAGAGGCTGCTAGCGAGCGAATCCATCTCATTGGTGAACACGAGCAGGTCAAGGCGTTGCGGGCCATGACGGCTCAGGTGGCGCAGACGGATGACAGAATCCTGGTCGAGGGTGAGGCAGGTACAGGCAAGGAAGTCCTGGCCAAGCTGATTCATTCCTTAAGCCCCCGTAAAAAATATCCATTTGTCTACATCAACTGCGCCTCGATTCCGCCGAACAGTATTAGCCGTGAGTTATTCGGTCAGGAGGCCGGGACGGCTGGTGAAGATGACTGGCCGGGGCTTCTGGAAGAGGCTGAGGGTGGTACTGTCTTTCTTCACAATATCAATCACTTGCCATTATCAGATCAGGCCTATTTGCTTCGGACCATTGAGGAAGGCATTGTTTATCGTGTCGGTTCCACACGGCCGCGGCCGATCAACTTCAGGGCCATCACCTCCAGCACCGCAGACCTGAAAACCCTGGTTGAAAAAAATCAATTCCGGGCAGACCTTTATGATCGGATCTCTGAAGTCATACTGGCGACCTACCCTTTAAGGGAGCTGGGTGAAGACGTGATCCTTCTGGCCAAACATTTTCTGGCCGAGGTGGCCAGAACCGAGGGGCACCCGTCTCCAGAGATGGACCCGGCAGCGGCTGATTGTCTGCGAGCTTACTACTGGCCTGGAAACGCGGGTGAATTGAAAAACGTGATCGAGCGCGTCACGATGTTTCATCAGGGAAACCGGATTATGGTTGAAGATCTTCCTCTGGAGCTGCGGCTGGCCGCCCAGGCCTTTAAAGCCGGAGTCGGAGAGAGGTCTCCTGACTCGGTGATTGAGGTGGAAAAGGACCTGATTCGTAAAGCTCTGGCCAAGACTGACGGGCAAACGGAACAGGCCGCTGAGATTCTCGGGTTAAAACCAGCAGAACTCGAGGAAAAAATCCGGCGTTATGGTGTCTCTTTGGAGCAGACCGTGGTCATACAAACCACGACCTAA
- a CDS encoding methyltransferase, protein MLSENQNSSDLTADTIYKGALTILQPRSGYRFAFDALLLADFTRVKPGQLAVDLGSGVGVVALILARRMARGRVLAVEIQPRLAECARLNVRANRLEALVEVLELDWSKLTPERIGGPAAHVICNPPYRRLGTGRISPGQEEAAARHELIGSLATAARAAVRLLAPGGLFTVIYPAARLASLAVELRQIGLEPKRLRLVYSRPGDKARLALIEARLDGGEEIEVCPPLYVYLKGDKYSAEMEAILSGEGVSGRRI, encoded by the coding sequence GTGCTGTCAGAGAATCAAAACTCCTCCGATCTGACTGCCGATACGATATACAAGGGAGCCTTAACCATCCTCCAGCCGCGGTCCGGCTACCGTTTTGCCTTTGACGCTCTTCTCCTGGCTGACTTCACACGGGTGAAGCCGGGGCAGCTGGCGGTGGACCTCGGTTCAGGGGTGGGGGTCGTGGCCCTGATCCTGGCCCGGCGGATGGCCCGCGGCCGGGTCCTGGCCGTTGAAATCCAGCCCCGACTGGCCGAGTGCGCCAGGTTGAATGTCAGGGCCAACCGCCTGGAGGCATTGGTCGAGGTCCTGGAACTGGACTGGTCGAAACTCACACCAGAACGAATTGGCGGGCCGGCCGCACACGTCATATGTAACCCCCCTTACCGGCGTCTTGGAACGGGCCGCATCAGTCCGGGCCAGGAGGAAGCCGCGGCGCGGCACGAATTGATAGGCAGTTTAGCCACTGCCGCCCGAGCAGCGGTCAGGCTGCTGGCGCCTGGCGGCCTTTTCACGGTCATTTACCCCGCCGCCAGGCTGGCGAGTCTTGCGGTTGAATTGCGTCAAATCGGCCTGGAGCCCAAACGACTGCGCCTGGTTTACAGCCGTCCCGGTGATAAGGCCCGCTTGGCCCTTATTGAAGCTCGTCTGGACGGAGGCGAGGAGATAGAGGTCTGCCCTCCATTGTATGTTTATCTGAAAGGAGATAAATATTCTGCCGAGATGGAAGCTATTCTTTCCGGGGAGGGGGTGTCAGGTCGGCGGATTTGA